Below is a genomic region from Candidatus Cloacimonas sp..
GAATTTTCATTGATAACACTGCTTCCAAAATCATAGAACTGGAAAAAGGGAAAGTCCTGATTAGAACAGGCAATTATCAAAGTTTTACCAAAGATAAACAGGAATTGCATGAACACCAATTAAAACAATATACCGAGCGCAAAAAACTGATTGGAAAACTGCAAGAAGCAGCCCAAAAAAGACATAACTGGGCAAATAGCTTTCAAAAAGAAACTCGTTCGGAGGGGGGTGGTTTTAAATATGAATCGATTTTTAATGCTGCCCGAACGATGAATCAACAGGCAAAACATATTGAAGAGCGCATAATTATGCTGCAAACCCGCTTTCCAATTGATAAACCGCTCAAAGATAAGACCAGAAAAATAGTGTTTTCTCCTGCCACGGGACAACAAAAAGAACTGCTTTCGCTTAAAGATATTTATTTTGCTTATGGTGAAAAACAGGTCTTGCATAACTTCTATTTTTATATCTGGTCAGGTGAAAAAATCTGGCTTGCGGGAGCAAACGGAAAGGGTAAAACTACTCTGCTGCAAATAATTGCCGGAGACCTGAAACCGACCAAAGGAACTGTTTCATCCGCTAATTTTTTAAGATTGGGCATCTACAATCAGGACTTGAATATACTGCCGGGAAATTTAACTATTTTGGAGTATTTGAAACAATTTTCCAGTGATGAAATTGAGATTCGTAACTTTATGGGATGCTTGGGACTAACAGGAGATATTGCCTATCAAAAAATAGCCGTTCTTTCTTGGGGTGAAAAAGCAAAAGTGCAACTAACCGCTTTATTATGCGGAGAATACAATCTTTTGCTGTTGGATGAGCCAACCAATCATTTGGATATCAAGACCCGCGAAATGCTGGAAAAAGCACTAAAACAATATCAGGGAGCAGTTATTTTTGTCTCGCATGACAGAGCTTTTATTCAGAATTTAGCGTCCCGCAAATTTGAACTGAAATAGTGCTTATTTAGTGTTCTCGTTTTGCTTTTGACTTTAAACCGATTCTTTCGAACATTGAAACGAAATTTGTGAGGCAACAGTATTATTTTTTCTTCTACCTTTTTCTGTCAAAGCTGAAGTGTTTTGGCTTTGACTTTAAACCGATTCTTGCGAACATTGAAACGAGATTTGAAAGGCAACAAGATATGTAGTTTACTACCTTATTCTGTCAAAGCTGAAGCTCGGTTTAGAGTTAAAACAAAACTTCTTTACATTGGGAGATGCTTGTCCATTGTTGTTTTACAGCAAAAGTCGTTCTTGTTTTGCTTTTGACTTTAAACCGATTCTTTCGAACATTGAAACGAGATTTGTAAGGCAACAAGATATTTATTCTCCTGCCTTTATCTGTCAAAGCTGAAGTGTTTTGCTTTTGACTCTAAACCGATTCTTGCGAACATTGAAACGAAATTTGCACAGCAACATTATTATTTTGTCTCCTGCCTTTTCCTGTCAAAGCTGAAGCTCGGTTTAGAGTTAAAACAAAACTTCTTTGCATTGGTAGATGCCTGTCCATTCTTGTTTTACAGCAAAAGTCGTTCTTGTTTTAACTCTCAATTTTGAAGTTTGGAAAATGTTTACAATGCAGTTGCCAGAAAAAAAATGAGAGGAAACTGCTAATTGGGCTGGCAGTGGCAAAATTGAAAGTCAAAAACAAGCATTGTGTTACACCAAAAGCAGTCCTCGTTTTGGCTTTGACTCTAAACCGATCCTTTCGAACATTGAAACGAAATTTGTGAGGCAACAAGATATGTAGTTCCCTGCCTTTATCTGTCAAAGCTGAAGTGTTTTGGCTTTGACTTTAAACCGATTCTTTTGTCCACTGAAACGAGATTTGTGAGGCAACAAGATATGTAGTTCCCTGCCTTTTTCTGACAAAGCTGAAGCTCGGTTTAGAGTTAAAACAAAACTTCTTTGTATTGGAAGATGCTTGTCCATTCTTGTTTTACATCAAAAGTTGTTCTTGTTTTAACTCTCAATTTTGAAGTAAGTAAAACAGTTACAATGCAGTTGCCAGAACAATAATGAGAGGAAACTGCTAATTGGGTTGGCTGTGGCAAAATTGAAAGTCAAAAACAAACATTGTGTTACAGAAACAGTTCTCGTTTTGCCTGCTTCAAAAAATCCTTTTTCATTTCTTCTTGACGATAAATCCCTTACTTGAAACAATGTTTCTTATGCAAACTTCTGATATTTTAAAGATTATATTCTGGATGCTGATTCTGCCCTGTCTCATATCTTGCGTTCAGGCCAAAGGAAATATGTATCCACTTGATACCAAATACATTAAATTTGATGAACTGAATACCGAACTGGATAAAATTGTGCAAATCAATCCAGCTCTTGCCGAAAAACGCATAATTGGTTTTACTGAAACGGAAAATTTGCCGATATACGCTTTGCAACTTGGCAATAAAAATGCCTCCGAAGCAATTTTAGTCATAGGCCAACATCATGGTGAAGAAGTGATCGGAATAAATGTTGCTTTTGCTTTGGCGGAAACATTGCTAAATGGCTTTCCCAACAATGAAAAGCAAAAAAATCTTCTTTCGCACTATCAGATTTGGATTATACCCACTTTGAATCCGGAAGGTTTCAGAATTGTGAGTTCCGGAATGCTGAGAACCAAACGCAAAAATAACCGCGATACCAATAGAAATAACAAATTGGACTTACGCACCGATGGCGTTGATTTAAATCGGAATTATCCTATTTTTTGGGATATGGATTCTGAAACAGATATCAACAGCCCTTATTATAAAGGGTCGGAACCCGCATCCGAAAACGAAATTAAAGCCATAATTGAACTGGCTCAACAACATAATTATATACTGGCAATTTTTCTGCATAGTTCAATATCCGGTGCATCCAGCGAAAAAATATATCTTCCCGCTCGAGGTAATGATTCTGTCCTCTTTAAAAAAACGCTCGCTTTGGCGAATACCTATGCAAATGCAACCCCAAAAGATTACTGGAATGGAAATTATGAGGTCTTCGATGGACCTACTTCCGAAGTGGGAAATGCCCGTAATTTTTTCTTCTACAGAATGAAAACTCCGGCTTTTTTAGTGGAAATCGGTGGGAAAAACAAACGCGGACTAAGCATCATTCATCCTGCTAATAAAAAGCTAACTACAATTGTAGATAAAAATGTAAATGCTTTGCTGAAGGTGTTTTACGAACTGGATAAATAGATTATTTCTTATTGTTCTGGTGTATGTGAAAGATAAGTAATCCCTAATTATGTTTTGCTTTATTCTAAGTGCGAATTAATATCCTGTAAATTGGCATAATTTTGTTCTTGGCAGACCTGTTCAAACTGGCGAGCAAAAAATTGTGCTTGACATAATTCTCAGCTGGCATTTTGGTTAAATTGTAGTGAAAAAGGTACTTGAAAAGTATCTTAAGATTTTGTATTGTAGTAACTTAATTCTGTTTGGGAGAATGTGTTCCTATGTCCTG
It encodes:
- the abc-f gene encoding ribosomal protection-like ABC-F family protein; protein product: MQAIQLKNIHFTYPDQYQEILSGITLDICDGQKIALIGKNGCGKSTLLKIIMRELQPTSGSISYPNSIPKIGYLPQDLMVRDEITVREYLLQVDINSYNIINEINALSRINDLQEKDGLRLAELWQEYDQSNVIIWEQTVDGVIREMDLNFLVQQFLNTLSAGETTRVQLASLLLQNPDILILDEPTNYLDLKELVWLENWLNAYPKAILYVSHDRIFIDNTASKIIELEKGKVLIRTGNYQSFTKDKQELHEHQLKQYTERKKLIGKLQEAAQKRHNWANSFQKETRSEGGGFKYESIFNAARTMNQQAKHIEERIIMLQTRFPIDKPLKDKTRKIVFSPATGQQKELLSLKDIYFAYGEKQVLHNFYFYIWSGEKIWLAGANGKGKTTLLQIIAGDLKPTKGTVSSANFLRLGIYNQDLNILPGNLTILEYLKQFSSDEIEIRNFMGCLGLTGDIAYQKIAVLSWGEKAKVQLTALLCGEYNLLLLDEPTNHLDIKTREMLEKALKQYQGAVIFVSHDRAFIQNLASRKFELK
- a CDS encoding M14 family metallopeptidase: MYPLDTKYIKFDELNTELDKIVQINPALAEKRIIGFTETENLPIYALQLGNKNASEAILVIGQHHGEEVIGINVAFALAETLLNGFPNNEKQKNLLSHYQIWIIPTLNPEGFRIVSSGMLRTKRKNNRDTNRNNKLDLRTDGVDLNRNYPIFWDMDSETDINSPYYKGSEPASENEIKAIIELAQQHNYILAIFLHSSISGASSEKIYLPARGNDSVLFKKTLALANTYANATPKDYWNGNYEVFDGPTSEVGNARNFFFYRMKTPAFLVEIGGKNKRGLSIIHPANKKLTTIVDKNVNALLKVFYELDK